The sequence atccTAGCTATCTCTGTCAAAAAcatatattttcaattttaaattaaaaaggcgaatagattttaaaaatttctttttgcaagtaaatatataaataaaatcttcaaaaagTCCActtcaatacatatataattttacgTCTTCTCTTGCAGAGTACCGTAAAAATGTTTTCAACGAAGCGTCCACTTCTACGCCTTGCTCGTCAATGTGCCGACGCACGCCTAGGCACACAACGATATACTCATAGCGATCCAGTTATGGAACGCATTGGAAAACGCGAAATTGTAGGCTATGGTTGGAATGGTTCGCCTGGATACCACGATCGCTTGGACTATCCAATGCCACCGGTACGATTTCGCGAACCTGATCAAGAAATTTGTGCATTGCGGCAAAAGGAAACTGGCGATTGGCGTAAATTGTCGATCGATGAAAAGAAGCAATTATATCGTTATAGTTTTTGTAAGACATTTGCTGAAATGAAAGCTCCAACATCCGATTGGAAGTTTTGTGTTGGTGCAGCTTTAATCGTGTGTTCTTTTGGTGTATGGTTGTCATTGTCATATTTCTATACCGTTTATCCCGAATATCCGGTATCTTTTGATGAGGAACATCGTAGTGCACAATTGAAGCGTATGCTGGCATTACAAGTGAATCCCGTTACTGGTATATCATCCAAATGGGATTATGAAAAGGAGCGCTGGAAGTAGATTTTCGATGATATCTTAGCTAAAATAGTTAGAACTGATTTATGTGAATTTTGGTGTGAATTTGTTATGACGTATGCTAACTGCTAGAATACTATATCGTTTCTTAATATAATAATGCTATTAGTATAAAACCTCTGCAAAATACTCTTGCGGGACATATGGAAATACTTAATTTAACTAAGAACatgtcacatacatacatatatatctctAATGGAGAATGAATTCTGCCAACAAGTGCTATTTTGGACTGAATCGCTCGTCATACCGGTTCTTATGTTTGGTTCAGAGTCTTGGACTATGTCGAAAGGTGATGAGATTGATCTTGGTGTATTCGAAATAAAATGTCGATGGAAAGGAAATGTAGACTCATAAATAGTACCTGTCGTTTTCgccgttaatgctggttcccaagtaGGCAAACAGTATTCGAATTTATATCGGTCCGTACAGTACATACATATCATGTAGGCAACTCAGTAACTTGTGACTTGAATTTCTAGTTCAAAACTGGACCTAAAGTGCAAAATAAGAACTTGTTCGATAGTattacttttttctaatttggaaCTATAGAAAAGATAAAGCAACGACTTCCACCGCCTAGGATATGGCCATGTAAAATTTTCCGGTTGAAAGCATCAATCATATAAGTAATGGTTCTAAATGCACTAGAAGTGCACCAGTTCAGAACTGGATATTTTTCCTAGAAGGTACGTGCGGCAATAATTCCATTACCTGTAATGGATTGTACCGTCGCCTTTTGAATCGAATACATACTACACCTTTTCCTatttaagttcagaaagttacaattcaaatTAAAGATTTCCAATTtaagctcagaaaattacaattcatgctCAGAATTCGCAATTTAAAATCAGAAAAATTACAACTCAAGCTCAGAAATGTTTACTGAAGTTCAGAGTTTTAAATTTGAATTCAAAAAATAACAActcatgttcagaaaatttcaactcGAGCTCTGAAAATTTTAACTcatgttcagaatttccaatttgagttcagaaaataacaaatcaAGCTCAGataattacaactcaagttcaaaaTTTCGAGTTTGAGTTCGGAATTCAAGTTCAAAATGTTcattttaaattcagaaagttacaattcaagctcagaaatttcatttcaaattcagaaaattgcaatccaagttgagaaaattacaattgaatttCAGAAAGTTACATTTTAAGTTCAGGGCCTTATATAAACGGTACCATCGCGGTTTGGATTCACAGCTGAGTAgaattatatttttcaatgttAGATTAAAGAAATAGCATGATAGGAACTCTATATGTCCGTGGTCCCATTTGGTTTCGACTGACCTGAAGAGGTCCTAACAAGCCTTActatgctgctgttgttgttgttgttgttgttgtagcggttaggttactccccgaaggctttggggagtgttatcgatgtgatggtcctttgtcggatacagatccgatacgctccggtaacagcaccattaaggtgctggcccgaccatatcgggaacgatttatgtggccacattaaaccttcaggccatccctccctccccacccgcaagttccatgaggagcttggggtcgccagaacctcatctgttagtgaaacgggattcgccgctcgaaggtgaggttgacaattgggttggagaagctatatattgcgctacacaaccccttgaatccctactatgctgctgatgttgcttattaaaagttttgcaaggaattTAAATGCAAATACGACAGCACATGGACGGCTCGTTTTCGTAATGTAAAGACATCTTTGAAGTCAGCGTTTAAAATCTCGTACTATTGGTTTTATCCAAAACTTGGCGTATCGTGATGATCTAATTCATCTTGATATCCACGTCATTTCTAACTTCATCTTACTTTCTGTATGTAGTCCAATTCTAACTACGCTTTCACCTCTTTCGTCGTTTTTTCCACCCTCTTACGCTTCTTTGTCCATTTCCTCGCCTGTGCTATATAGGTTTTCGTTTGCCTCATCTTGTCTCAATCCGTCAACCTATATTCATACCGAGCAATTGTCTTTAAAATCTTCAGCGGATAAGAACTCCATATCATTTTACGACGCCAAATAATATTTAGATTTCGAAGATCATTTTAGAGCTACAGTTTCCTCAAAATCCGTATGAATATCTAAATGAAAGCTACTGGCAAGCGTCATTCAAACTACAGCTAAAGCTACTTAGTTTCGTATAGTAACTGAGCCGTTATATTATTTTCAATCAAACTACCTACATATACCAACTATAGGGATATAATGAAGCTTTCGTTATGAAATGTGGATGAGCTGGCTCAGCCCTCGAAGGTGTCGAACCAAATACTTCCTCTCTCCAAGATTGTCAGATCTAGAACATATTAAATATGGTTCTGAACATCTTCTATGTGCTATCCTCCTCTGGAAAAAAATCTCTACCGCTTGAGCGTTTTTTGGAGTGAGTCTCGAAGCATGCCCCGTAAAGCCGATTCTGATGGCGTATAACTTATTTTACATATACCCTAAAATAGAGCTGCTCAACCCACATGCGCTTAtagcactttttttttgttttgcccagaatcataggcacagatacaaatttacacttcatatgtaaaaaaaaaaattacaaagcaAAGGGCATACTCACATATAAATAAAGTTCTTATAGAAGTTTTTGGTTTTCATAAGTAAGTGCAAAGaaaaggcactttcatatgatgaacgagcacttcggtataaaaaacaaatttacacttaCAAATCGACAACTAAAAATTAGGCAAAAATATTatggcactgaaaaaaaattgtattcaaaattgatttattaagaaaattaaaactaCTCCAGCAGCCATTTAAGGGTTTGACCTCGGAATTTGAAATAAGACTTAGAAACTTACATACGcctttattatacccagctgtacttgtacacagcgtattataactttgattggacaacggttggttgtacaggaataaaggaatcgcgatagatattgacttccatatatcaaaatcatcagtatcggaaaaaaattttactGAGCCATACCCGTCCGTctgtgcgttaacacgataacttcagtaacttgagatatcttcaccaaatttggtacacgagcttatctgaatagattggtattgaaaatgatgccgcccacttgtgataaaatcaattttacaaatattattaatgatacatcaaaaatctttaaacctatcgtaacaaaattcggcagaggggttgcctttactataaggaattctttgaagaaaaattaacgaaatcagttaaggaccacgcccacttttatataaaatatttttaaaagggtcgtggacgaataaaataagctatatctttgcgaaaaatagatttatattaatggtatttcatttcccaagtggatttataacaataaataggaaaaacttcaaattttaaaaatgggcgaggcaccgccccttttatgactaagcaattttctatgtttcgggagccataactcgaagaaaaattaacggattgtaataaaatagggtacacaaattttccatatagcaggaaatatttctagaaaaaatggacgagatcggttaaagaccacgcccacttttatataaatgactttaagaaggtcgtaggcaaaaataataagtaaaatcttagcgaaaaatagttttgtacgaatcgtattttgtgccattataacaataaatgggaaaaaaattcaaatctttaaaaatgggcgtggcactgcccctttcttacaatgcatttccgaACGTTACTGTAGTCATAACTCgatgaaaaatttggtgcacacgtatgccttttaacaggaaatattttcagtaaaaatggactaaatcggttaaatcgccttcttgtatataaaagattttgtaaaagtgcgtagaggCAGGCAATAAGCTATTTCtaataaaagttggaaaatttcgttaataaccctgcccatttttttgtaataacgctttttagtacaatggcacttgtgtgtttatgtttattgttatgttatatattttaaaataaacagtagggaaatccccatatctgaaggaaaactacaTTATTACCTGCACAAGGTTATTGGTattgttagcctctgtatcctttttacttcttttaaacgaaatttAGTtcggaatagaaccatatgtataagTGTAATTGCGCAgccaaaaacaaacaacaacggcatttcaagtgtacagctgggtatgtattgttcggtttcacccgaacttagacttcgtTACTAGTTTTTACATTAAGTTAATGGTATTAAAAGTCATGATAAGTCGAATGTGCGCGTCTTCAGATATTCGATACATGGGGTCACAAAATTTAGTGCTTCGCAAATATCTCGCTTCCTGAGTCTTGCTCGAGTTTCACGCTAGTTCGAAGTTGAGCATCACGAAACTCTCCCCAGGTGCGGCCTGAAGTACTTTTTCGTGTTTTCAACCATTTCTGAGTTAAGGATAGAGCAGTTGTTGAAATCGAACTAGATTAGATGTTAATTAAagattcaaaattttaagaaatgggcgttgctccgcccttttagactcagtttttcataaaaaactccGAATCTGCAACTTCGGTAATAAGTCAGGTATTGTGAAAAACATGGGTGTGATGATCGATTGCCATATTAATGACAACaagaattgaaaaaaatatcAACCTGTGCTGAGTGAAGTTGTTGTGCTGGATTTTGAGAAATAAGATTAATTGCTCTTGAGTATTATGATATAGCAATTAACGAAATGTTTTAAGGAATCGATGTAGTACGTATTACAACTTTTAAGCTTTTTGAATAATTAAGTTAAGTTTttcaaaaaccaaacaaaaaaattcagtatacatatatacaacctTGTACGTGTATTGcgatttgcacttcaataaaaaaaattttcagcagCATTTctctaaaacaaacaaaaaggatatgcaattaaaataagaaaagaacGCAGACTGAGCctacatttttactttttatacccgctgtacttgtacacagggtattataactttgattggataacggtgtacaggtataaaggaatcgagatagatatagacttccatatatcaaaatcatcagtatcaaaaaaatttgattgagccatattcgtctgtccgttaacaagataacttgagtaaatattgagatatcttcaccaaatttgcaaCACGAGCTTATCTTCAcccaggatagattggtattgaaaatgagcgaaatcggatgataagcacgtccactttttatatatataacattttggaaaacacaaaaaacctgattatttagtaaataatacacctacaatgttgaaatttgacgtgtgaactgatattgagacccttgatataaattttaaaaaacaacatttttttaaatgggcgtggcaccgcccacttgtgataaaatcaattttacaaatattattaatcataaatcagaaatggttaaacctatcgtaacaaaattcggcagagaggttgcccttactataaggaatgctttgacgaaatcggctaaggaccacgtccacttttatataagagatttttaaaagggtcgtagacgaaaacaaTAAACCATATCTTAGCGCAAAAGAgctttttactttctaaattgaattataacattaaattggaaaacactaaaatttttgaaaatgggtgtcaccgccccttttttgtctaagcaattttcaatgtttccagagccataac is a genomic window of Eurosta solidaginis isolate ZX-2024a chromosome 4, ASM4086904v1, whole genome shotgun sequence containing:
- the LOC137251074 gene encoding cytochrome c oxidase subunit 4 isoform 1, mitochondrial-like produces the protein MFSTKRPLLRLARQCADARLGTQRYTHSDPVMERIGKREIVGYGWNGSPGYHDRLDYPMPPVRFREPDQEICALRQKETGDWRKLSIDEKKQLYRYSFCKTFAEMKAPTSDWKFCVGAALIVCSFGVWLSLSYFYTVYPEYPVSFDEEHRSAQLKRMLALQVNPVTGISSKWDYEKERWK